A genomic window from Sphingobacterium sp. BN32 includes:
- a CDS encoding ATP-binding protein: MGNRIRILLLILTVLFLTTAITINNIVTKEDMLELDTRTLSNNLHRSEKLVDEFFADSSMMKAFQNVELYPTQVLDITKKIGAKERIFFFVYKNHQPIFWSTNLFVPVNDLGFQSDVNYIKEDNRHLVVKRKVLSDNSSLLAIIPIKADFPFTNQYLENIFNVTLLKSDNLAIADYTDTENIKNIYSNNGSYLFSVKLSEGKHDNIFINIQFVCWIFASLCFLIFVHNVSYMTAKNGRPWLSIVFFAVILTLTRYVDLKTNWLASQSSLGLFNPKYYAFSPILPNLWAFLMTTFFVIWFVFYVRSVMGFLKYPEAWKKPAIAGLIALASILSIYFVSNLLFYHLSTLITNSSQVSLDFTQLLSFDTYSWINTLIFCVNMVILLYFIDTIVGFLKNILPNTTSFLNLQLIALVTAIILNAIIIGENTFFNIFLAGVIMLRAYSNMRMSLNLPTFILTLVFLAFMATSVYMRSVHDKVEQEMKVTLGQLEAEDDFNALALFVDLEKDILKDEQLKQLFTISLPNTQTEIINQYLKTHYFSGYLSKFEFSSYFYYDQRPLENYNSDKIEEYREKVINNSTKVPQTQNFYRVRSELGTHEYFLQFEIPIVRNGREDMVQVYLNFKNKAFNASLNYPVILADSRSEFINKHKQLASSFALYRDGYLVTQNGSFTYPNRDDNFASKIGQYSNNENYNGYFHVIYRPDNHTSLVVSTPQLNFWQSIAIFSFLFLSLYTFFLFFNFIRYVSTTVTRRAFNFNSVKYHFKLLVNRVQYSTRIQTMIVGVVIFAIVISGLITFISISYQLEKDSVEQRQKYILDVVNKIENLLQESPNLDENRFEDILQKLSETSVTDFNLYDKNGKLRYTSQPRIYDMELISTYINPTAFNNLNIRKKTDLFLKEKLVKFEYNSSFAAIRNNDYNTVLFLNIPYFTTVEQENASQNLLLNTLLNIYTIIILAFGFFTVLVANSITKPLSLIGRKLSETIFSNKPNEPLYWERDDEIGALIKEYNYMIVKLEENAKQLMNAEREYAWREMAKQIAHEIKNPLTPMKLGIQQLSRSYREGDPRFEERFYKFSNSFIEQINSLSKIATEFSNFAKLPDTNLTKINIIEKINKSANVYHNTHNTYIKVINNTDQENIYVLGDRDQLLRTFNNLLKNSLEASITRKKHLISVLVDYADEKHVRILLKDNGLGIPRELVPKIFQPNFTTKSSGTGLGLAFVKKTVESMKGQISFTTFEGIGTTFTIILPLYNEETLEG, from the coding sequence ATGGGTAATAGAATACGAATTCTTCTACTGATTCTAACAGTTTTATTCTTAACGACGGCTATCACGATTAATAATATAGTCACCAAAGAAGATATGTTGGAATTGGATACCCGCACCCTCTCCAACAATTTGCACCGTTCAGAAAAACTCGTAGACGAGTTTTTTGCAGACTCCAGCATGATGAAGGCTTTTCAGAATGTGGAGCTTTACCCGACTCAGGTCTTGGATATCACCAAAAAGATCGGAGCAAAAGAACGAATCTTCTTTTTTGTATATAAGAATCATCAGCCCATCTTCTGGAGCACAAACCTATTTGTACCGGTAAACGACTTGGGCTTCCAATCCGATGTTAATTATATTAAAGAAGATAATCGGCATCTCGTTGTCAAGCGGAAAGTCCTTTCAGATAATAGCTCGTTATTAGCGATTATCCCCATCAAAGCTGATTTCCCGTTTACTAATCAGTATCTAGAGAATATCTTCAATGTGACCTTATTGAAGTCCGACAACCTTGCCATTGCGGATTATACGGATACCGAGAACATCAAAAACATATACAGCAACAACGGATCTTATTTGTTTTCTGTCAAGCTGAGCGAGGGTAAACACGATAACATCTTTATCAATATACAGTTCGTCTGTTGGATCTTTGCATCCCTATGCTTCCTGATATTTGTCCATAACGTTAGTTACATGACTGCGAAGAATGGCCGACCTTGGCTATCGATAGTGTTCTTTGCAGTAATATTAACGCTCACCCGTTATGTAGATTTAAAAACCAATTGGCTGGCATCGCAATCCAGTTTAGGGCTATTTAACCCGAAATACTACGCCTTCAGCCCCATACTTCCGAATCTCTGGGCATTCCTAATGACCACCTTTTTTGTCATCTGGTTTGTTTTCTACGTTCGATCGGTTATGGGATTCCTGAAATATCCTGAGGCTTGGAAGAAACCGGCCATCGCGGGATTGATCGCGCTAGCGTCTATCTTAAGCATCTATTTCGTTTCAAATCTACTATTCTATCACTTATCGACCTTAATCACAAATAGCTCGCAAGTCAGTCTGGATTTCACACAGCTCTTGTCATTTGACACCTACAGCTGGATCAATACACTGATCTTTTGTGTCAACATGGTTATCCTGCTATATTTCATAGATACCATCGTTGGCTTTCTTAAAAACATTCTGCCGAATACCACCTCTTTCCTGAATCTGCAGCTGATCGCATTAGTGACGGCCATTATTTTAAATGCCATTATTATTGGTGAGAACACCTTCTTCAATATATTCCTAGCAGGGGTTATCATGTTGCGCGCATACAGCAACATGCGCATGAGTCTGAACCTACCGACGTTTATCCTGACATTGGTTTTCCTAGCATTTATGGCAACCTCTGTCTATATGCGTAGTGTACATGATAAGGTAGAGCAGGAAATGAAGGTAACACTAGGGCAATTGGAAGCCGAAGACGACTTTAACGCCCTAGCCCTATTTGTTGATCTAGAAAAAGATATTTTGAAAGACGAGCAGCTTAAACAGCTGTTTACTATCAGTCTCCCAAATACGCAGACGGAGATCATCAACCAGTATCTCAAAACGCATTACTTTAGTGGTTACCTGTCAAAATTTGAATTCAGCAGCTATTTCTATTACGACCAAAGGCCACTTGAAAATTATAATTCTGATAAAATTGAAGAATACCGTGAAAAGGTAATTAACAACTCCACCAAGGTGCCACAGACGCAGAATTTTTACCGCGTCAGGAGCGAATTAGGAACTCATGAATATTTCCTTCAGTTTGAAATACCAATCGTTCGTAATGGCAGAGAGGATATGGTGCAGGTTTATTTAAACTTCAAGAATAAAGCCTTCAACGCATCGCTAAATTACCCTGTTATATTAGCAGATAGCCGTTCCGAATTCATCAATAAACACAAGCAATTAGCTTCTTCCTTTGCCCTTTATCGCGACGGGTATTTAGTGACGCAGAACGGTTCATTTACCTATCCGAATAGAGACGATAACTTTGCGAGCAAGATTGGACAATACAGCAATAATGAAAACTACAATGGCTATTTCCATGTCATCTATCGCCCAGATAACCACACGAGTTTAGTCGTAAGTACGCCTCAGCTAAACTTTTGGCAGTCTATCGCGATTTTTTCATTCTTATTCCTGAGTCTTTACACCTTCTTCCTATTCTTTAATTTCATAAGATATGTAAGTACCACAGTCACACGGCGCGCGTTCAACTTCAATAGTGTTAAATATCACTTCAAACTCTTGGTTAACCGTGTCCAGTATAGTACTCGTATCCAGACGATGATTGTTGGGGTGGTGATATTCGCTATTGTTATCTCCGGATTGATTACTTTCATCAGTATCTCCTACCAATTAGAAAAGGACTCGGTAGAACAACGTCAGAAATACATTCTCGATGTTGTCAACAAAATTGAAAATTTGCTGCAGGAGTCTCCGAATCTGGATGAAAACCGCTTTGAAGATATCTTGCAAAAGCTATCAGAAACTTCGGTAACAGACTTCAACTTATATGACAAGAACGGAAAGCTACGTTATACCTCGCAGCCGCGAATTTATGATATGGAGCTTATCTCTACCTATATCAATCCGACGGCCTTTAACAACTTAAACATTCGAAAGAAGACCGATTTATTCTTGAAAGAAAAGCTTGTCAAATTCGAATATAATTCAAGTTTTGCTGCCATCAGAAATAATGACTACAACACGGTATTGTTTCTTAACATCCCTTATTTCACGACCGTAGAACAGGAAAATGCTAGCCAGAACTTGCTCCTAAATACCTTATTGAACATCTATACGATCATCATCCTAGCCTTCGGATTCTTCACAGTGCTAGTTGCAAACTCGATTACAAAACCATTGAGCTTGATCGGTAGAAAGCTTTCTGAAACAATATTCAGTAATAAACCAAACGAGCCCCTTTATTGGGAAAGAGACGATGAGATCGGAGCACTGATCAAGGAATACAACTACATGATCGTGAAGCTGGAGGAAAATGCTAAGCAATTGATGAATGCCGAGCGTGAATATGCGTGGCGCGAGATGGCTAAACAGATTGCTCACGAAATCAAGAACCCATTAACCCCAATGAAACTGGGCATCCAACAGCTCTCGCGAAGCTATAGAGAGGGTGACCCGCGCTTTGAAGAAAGATTCTATAAATTCTCTAACTCCTTTATTGAGCAGATCAACAGTCTGTCAAAGATTGCAACTGAGTTCTCTAACTTCGCAAAACTGCCAGACACCAACCTGACGAAGATCAATATTATTGAGAAAATCAATAAATCGGCAAATGTGTATCATAATACCCATAATACCTATATCAAAGTCATCAATAATACGGACCAAGAAAACATCTATGTATTGGGTGATAGGGACCAGTTGCTACGAACCTTCAATAACCTGTTGAAAAACTCGCTAGAAGCGTCCATAACACGTAAAAAACACCTGATTAGTGTCTTGGTTGATTATGCCGATGAAAAGCATGTCCGCATCCTATTAAAGGACAACGGCCTTGGTATACCAAGAGAGCTGGTACCAAAGATCTTCCAACCGAACTTTACAACAAAAAGCTCCGGAACAGGATTAGGATTAGCCTTCGTAAAGAAAACCGTTGAATCGATGAAGGGCCAGATATCCTTTACAACCTTCGAAGGAATCGGCACTACCTTTACCATTATCCTTCCGCTTTACAATGAGGAAACGCTAGAAGGGTAG
- the gmd gene encoding GDP-mannose 4,6-dehydratase, which produces MKVALITGITGQDGAYLAEFLLKKGYMVHGLKRRSSLFNTDRIDHLYQDPHELGRNFVLHYGDLTDSTNLIRVIQETRPHEIYNLAAQSHVKVSFDTPEYTANADGIGMLRILEAVRLLGLVEHTKVYQASTSELYGLVQEVPQSETTPFYPRSPYAVAKMYAYWITVNYREAYQMFACNGILFNHESPVRGETFVTRKITRAAAKIALGLQDKLYLGNLSAQRDWGHARDYVEAMWLILQQEKPEDFVIATGVTTTVREFVRMAFAELGIEIEFSGKGEAEKAVIIDRDEERLQELGLSAESIKLGQTVVKVDPQYYRPTEVDILIGDPSKAQNKLGWKPRYSLDMLVNEMVLSDLKVMQREEYLKKGGFTTLNYFE; this is translated from the coding sequence ATGAAAGTTGCACTAATTACAGGGATTACGGGTCAGGATGGCGCATATTTAGCTGAGTTTCTATTGAAAAAAGGCTATATGGTGCATGGGTTGAAAAGAAGAAGTTCCTTGTTCAACACTGATCGTATCGATCATTTATATCAGGATCCTCATGAATTAGGAAGGAATTTCGTGCTTCATTACGGTGATTTGACGGATTCGACGAATTTAATCCGTGTGATTCAAGAGACGCGCCCGCATGAGATTTATAACCTTGCTGCGCAATCGCATGTAAAAGTAAGTTTTGATACCCCGGAATATACGGCGAATGCAGATGGTATCGGGATGTTGCGCATACTCGAGGCTGTTCGCCTTTTGGGTCTAGTAGAACATACGAAAGTATATCAGGCATCAACGTCTGAACTTTATGGTTTGGTGCAGGAGGTTCCACAAAGCGAGACTACTCCTTTTTACCCTCGAAGCCCCTATGCTGTTGCTAAGATGTATGCATACTGGATTACGGTAAATTATCGCGAAGCTTATCAAATGTTTGCCTGTAACGGGATTTTGTTCAACCATGAGAGCCCTGTGCGCGGGGAGACCTTTGTTACGCGTAAGATTACAAGAGCTGCTGCAAAGATTGCTTTGGGGCTACAGGATAAATTATACTTAGGTAATTTGTCAGCACAACGCGATTGGGGACATGCGAGAGATTATGTGGAAGCAATGTGGCTGATTTTACAGCAGGAAAAGCCGGAAGACTTTGTTATTGCAACAGGCGTGACGACGACGGTGCGTGAATTTGTTCGCATGGCTTTCGCCGAGTTAGGAATAGAGATTGAGTTTAGTGGAAAAGGAGAGGCTGAAAAGGCAGTGATTATTGATCGCGATGAGGAGCGATTGCAAGAGTTGGGGCTTAGCGCTGAGTCTATCAAACTAGGACAGACTGTTGTTAAAGTGGATCCGCAATATTACCGTCCGACGGAGGTGGATATATTGATCGGTGATCCTTCAAAAGCGCAGAACAAATTGGGTTGGAAACCAAGGTATTCGCTTGATATGCTGGTCAATGAGATGGTTCTTTCGGATCTGAAAGTTATGCAGCGCGAAGAGTATCTTAAGAAGGGCGGTTTCACGACTTTAAATTATTTTGAATAA
- a CDS encoding lysylphosphatidylglycerol synthase transmembrane domain-containing protein → MQDSKVWNIVKNLLKVLITFAAVYWVSTKISLTELKDVLSDSNPLYLLLAFLAYCCSILVASSRLNSFFKAIGLKLSERYNFRLYQLGLLYNFFLPGGIGGDGYKIFFLKKTFQISRRQVLGAVFFDRLSGLWALCIVAGTLVIFMPRLAIPNYITIAVLALGTISYLFVLRTFFKQFLNNFIITHFKALAVQGFQTITAIFILYAMNFDGKFSPYLLIFMVSSLVAIVPSIGGAIGLRETVIFSLATYLQLDQHIAVTISLIFYIISLLVASSGIYYIFRPQRLGADKLPSAKEVEEEIEKEEEE, encoded by the coding sequence ATGCAAGACTCGAAAGTTTGGAATATAGTAAAAAACCTGCTGAAAGTACTCATCACTTTTGCTGCAGTGTACTGGGTTTCCACCAAGATATCATTGACCGAGTTAAAAGACGTTCTGAGCGACAGCAATCCCCTCTATTTGCTGCTCGCCTTTCTTGCTTACTGCTGCTCCATTTTAGTCGCCTCTTCGCGCCTCAACTCATTCTTCAAAGCAATCGGATTAAAGCTTTCCGAACGTTATAATTTTCGTCTTTATCAACTCGGGCTACTATACAACTTCTTTCTGCCCGGTGGAATCGGTGGCGATGGCTACAAAATATTCTTCCTAAAGAAGACATTCCAGATATCAAGACGACAAGTACTCGGCGCTGTATTCTTTGACCGCCTAAGCGGACTCTGGGCATTATGTATTGTGGCCGGAACGCTCGTTATTTTTATGCCGCGTTTGGCAATCCCGAACTACATCACCATCGCCGTGCTTGCACTGGGAACCATTAGCTACCTGTTTGTATTGAGAACATTTTTCAAGCAGTTCCTAAATAATTTTATCATCACCCATTTTAAAGCGCTCGCCGTTCAAGGTTTTCAAACCATCACCGCCATCTTTATACTCTATGCGATGAACTTCGATGGTAAGTTCTCCCCTTACCTCTTAATTTTTATGGTATCTTCGCTCGTAGCTATCGTACCTTCGATTGGTGGAGCCATCGGACTGCGAGAAACGGTGATCTTTAGCTTAGCAACATATCTACAATTAGATCAGCACATAGCCGTTACCATTAGTTTGATATTTTACATCATCTCGCTTTTAGTAGCGTCAAGTGGTATTTATTATATTTTCCGACCGCAGCGCCTGGGTGCAGACAAACTCCCGTCAGCAAAAGAGGTCGAGGAAGAAATTGAAAAAGAAGAAGAAGAATAA
- a CDS encoding SDR family oxidoreductase, translating to MANIIVTGASSGIGFEAVLDLTANKEHKVIALARSADKLRKLHEIASSLNHDGGTLYPAQFDIVYDNYPDSLVPFIQSKFEEVDILINNAGALINKPFLASTNEDFAQMLQSNLIGHINMIRHIAPLMKEGSHIVNISSMGGFQGSAKFPGLAAYSTSKAALAVLTECLAEEFKEQGIKVNCLALGSSQTEMFEAAFPGVEAGTLAFEMGRYIAEFAQNGHKYYNGKILPVANTTP from the coding sequence ATGGCAAATATTATCGTAACAGGAGCAAGTAGTGGTATTGGCTTCGAAGCAGTATTGGATTTAACAGCAAATAAGGAGCATAAAGTAATCGCCTTAGCGCGCTCGGCTGATAAGCTTCGCAAGTTGCACGAAATCGCTAGCTCCTTAAACCACGACGGTGGAACACTGTATCCTGCGCAATTCGATATTGTGTATGACAATTATCCAGACTCCTTAGTACCCTTCATTCAATCCAAATTTGAAGAGGTTGATATCCTAATCAATAATGCGGGCGCTTTAATCAACAAACCATTCTTAGCATCAACGAATGAAGATTTCGCACAGATGCTGCAGTCGAACTTGATCGGGCATATCAATATGATCCGTCATATTGCTCCGTTAATGAAAGAAGGTAGCCATATCGTTAATATTAGTAGTATGGGCGGTTTTCAGGGCTCTGCCAAGTTCCCGGGACTAGCGGCCTACTCTACGAGCAAAGCTGCATTAGCTGTATTGACCGAATGCTTAGCCGAAGAATTCAAAGAGCAGGGCATCAAAGTAAACTGTCTGGCATTGGGATCTTCGCAGACCGAAATGTTCGAAGCGGCATTCCCTGGAGTCGAAGCCGGAACATTAGCCTTTGAAATGGGCCGATACATCGCTGAATTCGCGCAGAATGGCCATAAATATTATAACGGAAAGATACTGCCCGTGGCAAATACAACGCCATAA